A window of the Dickeya dianthicola NCPPB 453 genome harbors these coding sequences:
- the sufB gene encoding Fe-S cluster assembly protein SufB — protein sequence MARSNVDVSDDVQTWLDDGRYKEGFFTELAMDQLARGINEDVVRAISARRNEPEWMLAFRLSAYRAWLQMEEPHWLKAHYERLNYQDYSYYSAPSCGQCDDSCGSQPGAQQQPASDAAHGNYLTREVEDAFDKLGVPVREGQDVAVDAIFDSVSVSTTYRDELAKQGIIFCSFSEAIQAHPELVRQYLGTVVPANDNFFAALNAAVASDGTFVYIPKGVRCPMELSTYFRINAAKTGQFERTILIADDDSYVSYIEGCSAPVRDSYQLHAAVVEVIVNNNAEVKYSTVQNWFSGQGSEGGILNFVTKRALCAGDHARMSWTQSETGSAITWKYPSVILRGDYSVGEFFSVALTSGRQQADTGTKMIHIGKHTRSTIIAKGISAGHSENTYRGLVKIMPSATNARNFTQCDSMLIGGDCGAHTFPYVEVRNNSAQLEHEATTSRIGEDQLFYCLQRGISEDDAISMIVNGFCKDVFSELPLEFAVEAQKLLSISLEHSVG from the coding sequence ATGGCGCGTAGCAATGTAGACGTATCCGACGATGTCCAGACCTGGCTCGATGACGGCCGTTATAAAGAAGGCTTTTTCACCGAACTGGCGATGGATCAACTAGCCCGCGGCATCAATGAAGACGTGGTGCGGGCGATTTCCGCCAGACGCAATGAACCGGAGTGGATGCTGGCGTTCCGGCTTAGCGCCTACCGGGCCTGGTTGCAGATGGAGGAACCGCACTGGTTGAAGGCGCATTATGAGCGGCTGAACTATCAGGACTACAGCTATTACTCCGCGCCCTCGTGCGGGCAATGCGACGACAGCTGCGGTTCCCAGCCGGGTGCGCAGCAACAGCCGGCCAGCGATGCCGCCCACGGTAATTATCTGACCCGCGAGGTAGAGGACGCTTTCGACAAGCTGGGCGTACCGGTACGGGAAGGCCAAGACGTGGCGGTCGATGCTATTTTCGATTCGGTATCCGTCTCCACCACCTATCGGGATGAACTGGCGAAGCAGGGCATCATCTTCTGTTCGTTCAGCGAAGCGATTCAGGCGCATCCGGAACTGGTGCGCCAGTATCTGGGCACGGTGGTGCCCGCCAACGACAATTTCTTCGCCGCGCTCAACGCCGCGGTGGCGTCGGACGGCACCTTCGTTTACATCCCGAAAGGGGTGCGTTGCCCGATGGAGCTGTCGACCTATTTTCGCATCAACGCCGCCAAGACCGGCCAGTTCGAGCGCACCATTCTGATTGCCGACGACGACAGCTACGTCAGTTATATCGAGGGCTGCTCAGCGCCGGTGCGCGACAGTTACCAACTGCATGCGGCGGTGGTGGAAGTCATCGTCAATAACAATGCCGAAGTGAAATATTCCACGGTGCAGAACTGGTTCTCCGGCCAGGGCAGCGAAGGCGGCATTCTCAACTTCGTGACCAAACGCGCGCTGTGCGCCGGCGACCATGCACGCATGTCCTGGACGCAATCGGAAACCGGGTCGGCGATCACCTGGAAATACCCGAGCGTGATCCTACGCGGCGACTACTCGGTGGGCGAGTTCTTCTCGGTGGCGCTAACCAGCGGCCGCCAGCAGGCGGATACCGGCACCAAGATGATCCATATCGGCAAGCACACCCGTTCGACCATCATCGCCAAGGGGATTTCCGCCGGACACAGCGAGAACACCTATCGCGGGCTGGTGAAGATCATGCCCAGCGCGACCAACGCGCGCAATTTTACCCAGTGTGATTCGATGCTGATCGGCGGCGACTGCGGCGCGCACACCTTTCCCTACGTGGAGGTGAGGAACAACAGCGCGCAGCTGGAACACGAAGCCACCACCTCGCGCATCGGCGAGGATCAACTGTTCTATTGCCTGCAACGCGGCATCAGCGAAGACGATGCTATTTCGATGATTGTGAACGGTTTCTGCAAAGACGTGTTCTCGGAACTGCCGCTGGAGTTCGCGGTGGAAGCTCAGAAATTGTTGTCCATCAGCCTCGAACACAGTGTGGGCTGA
- the sufA gene encoding Fe-S cluster assembly scaffold SufA, with protein sequence MHTHDVDTFSLDEQAWQGLTLTDSAVAHIRNLMRRDESVQGIRLAVKQSGCAGFGYVLELVHQPDPSDQLYQREGARLFIPLKAMPFLDGTEVDFVQEGINQVFKFNNPKARHACGCGESFGL encoded by the coding sequence ATGCACACGCACGATGTAGACACGTTTTCACTGGACGAACAGGCATGGCAGGGATTGACGCTGACCGATAGCGCCGTGGCCCATATTCGTAACCTGATGCGGCGGGATGAATCGGTGCAGGGCATCCGGCTGGCGGTTAAACAGTCCGGTTGTGCGGGGTTCGGTTACGTACTGGAGCTGGTGCATCAGCCTGATCCCTCCGATCAGCTCTATCAGCGCGAGGGCGCGCGGCTGTTCATTCCGCTCAAGGCGATGCCGTTTCTCGACGGCACGGAAGTGGATTTTGTCCAGGAAGGCATCAATCAGGTATTCAAATTCAACAACCCCAAAGCCCGCCATGCCTGTGGGTGTGGCGAAAGCTTTGGGCTTTAA
- a CDS encoding hotdog fold thioesterase → MLWKRSVDIEQLNQMAVDGMAGHIGIRMTRLTDDTLEGVMPVDSRTRQPFGLLHGGASVTLAESLGSIAGYLCSQGEQRVVGVEINANHLRAVTEGEVRGVCRALHTGKRMQVWQIDIFDSRDRLCCTSRLTTAVVTPDT, encoded by the coding sequence ATGCTGTGGAAACGTAGTGTAGATATTGAGCAGTTGAATCAGATGGCGGTTGACGGCATGGCTGGCCATATCGGCATCCGCATGACGCGCCTGACCGACGATACGCTGGAAGGCGTGATGCCGGTGGATAGTCGCACGCGTCAGCCTTTCGGGCTGCTGCACGGCGGCGCCTCGGTGACACTGGCGGAATCGCTGGGGTCGATCGCCGGTTATCTGTGTTCGCAAGGCGAGCAGCGGGTGGTAGGGGTGGAAATCAACGCCAACCACCTGCGCGCGGTGACGGAAGGCGAAGTGCGCGGCGTTTGCCGCGCGCTGCATACCGGCAAACGGATGCAGGTCTGGCAGATTGATATTTTTGACAGCCGGGACCGGCTGTGTTGCACCTCGCGGTTGACCACGGCGGTGGTCACGCCGGATACCTGA
- the ydiJ gene encoding D-2-hydroxyglutarate dehydrogenase YdiJ, whose amino-acid sequence MIPQITQAPGIVQPVLSFLEALKQQGFTGDIATQYADRLTMATDNSIYQLLPDAVVFPRSTADVALLARLADEARFRELVFTPRGGGTGTNGQALNHGIVVDMSRYMNRILEINPEQGWVRVEAGVIKDQLNQYLKPFGYFFAPELSTSNRATLGGMINTDASGQGSLAYGKTSDHVLGLRAVLPGGELLDTQAMLVALAEQLAQDDSPIGRIYHTVLHRCRERRELIIDKFPKLNRFLTGYDLRHVFSDDMQTFDLTRILTGAEGTLAFITEAKLDITPLPKVRRLVNVKYDSFDSALRNAPFMVEARALSVETVDSKVLNLAREDIVWHSVSALITDVPGEEMLGLNIVEFAGDDEPLIDGQVASLCERLDGLLAAREAGVIGYQVCRELVGIERIYGMRKKAVGLLGNSKGLAKPIPFAEDTCVPPQHLADYIAEFRALLDSHHLSYGMFGHVDAGVLHVRPALDMCDPQQEVLMKQLSDQIVALTAKYGGLLWGEHGKGFRAEYSPAFFGPELYEELRRVKAAFDPDNRLNPGKICAPLGVDAPMMTVDAVKRGTYDRQIPLTVRTAYRGAMECNGNGLCFNFDTRSPMCPSMKITGNRIHSPKGRATLVREWLRLLSEQGVDPLALENALAHQRVSFRGLIAKTRNTLAARQGEYDFSHEVKEAMSGCLACKACSTQCPIKIDVPGFRARFLQLYHTRYLRPARDYLVAGVESYAPLMAHSPKTFNFFLRQPWVNAVSRQFIGMVDLPLLSTPSLRQQFVGHRVMTTTLEQLEQMSPQARADHVLIVQDPFTSYYDAQVVADFVRLVEKLGLRPVLLPFSPNGKPQHIKGFLQRFAKTAGKTAEFLNRMAGLGLPMVGVDPALVLCYRDEYREVLGDRRGDFQVQLVHEWLTALLTRRDDRAPAQRDEPWYLFGHCTETTALPASGQQWSAIFAHFGARLENISVGCCGMAGTYGHETRNLAHSQGIYALSWQPSLQRLPPTRCLTTGYSCRSQVKRMEGRGLKHPLQALLELV is encoded by the coding sequence ATGATCCCACAGATCACACAAGCGCCGGGAATCGTTCAACCGGTGCTTAGCTTTTTAGAAGCCTTGAAGCAACAGGGTTTTACCGGCGACATCGCCACCCAGTACGCCGACCGCCTGACGATGGCGACGGATAACAGTATCTATCAACTGCTGCCGGACGCGGTGGTTTTCCCCCGCTCTACCGCCGACGTGGCGCTGCTGGCCAGGCTGGCCGATGAGGCGCGCTTTCGCGAGCTGGTCTTCACGCCGCGCGGCGGCGGCACCGGCACCAACGGACAGGCGCTCAATCACGGCATTGTGGTGGATATGTCCCGCTACATGAACCGTATTCTGGAAATCAATCCGGAGCAGGGCTGGGTGCGGGTGGAAGCCGGGGTCATCAAGGATCAACTGAACCAGTACCTTAAGCCGTTCGGCTACTTTTTCGCGCCGGAGTTGTCGACCAGCAACCGCGCCACGCTGGGCGGCATGATCAATACCGACGCCTCGGGGCAGGGTTCGCTGGCGTATGGCAAAACCTCGGATCATGTACTGGGGCTGCGTGCGGTGCTGCCTGGCGGCGAATTGCTGGACACCCAGGCGATGCTGGTGGCGCTGGCGGAGCAACTGGCGCAGGATGATTCGCCGATCGGCCGCATTTATCACACCGTACTGCATCGCTGCCGTGAGCGGCGTGAGCTGATCATCGACAAATTCCCCAAACTGAACCGCTTCCTGACCGGCTACGACCTGCGTCATGTGTTCAGCGATGATATGCAAACGTTTGACCTGACCCGCATTCTGACCGGCGCCGAAGGGACGCTGGCGTTCATTACCGAAGCGAAGCTGGACATCACGCCGCTACCCAAGGTGCGGCGGCTGGTCAACGTCAAATATGACTCGTTCGATTCCGCGCTGCGCAACGCGCCGTTCATGGTGGAGGCGCGGGCGCTGTCGGTGGAAACGGTGGACTCGAAAGTGCTGAATCTGGCGCGTGAAGACATCGTGTGGCATTCGGTCAGCGCACTGATTACCGATGTGCCCGGCGAGGAGATGCTGGGGCTGAACATTGTCGAGTTCGCCGGCGACGACGAGCCGCTGATCGACGGCCAGGTGGCGTCGTTGTGCGAACGTCTGGATGGGCTGCTGGCGGCCCGCGAGGCGGGGGTGATCGGCTATCAGGTCTGCCGTGAGCTGGTGGGTATCGAACGTATTTACGGCATGCGCAAGAAAGCGGTCGGCCTGCTGGGCAACAGCAAAGGGCTGGCGAAACCGATTCCGTTTGCCGAAGACACCTGCGTACCGCCTCAGCATCTGGCGGATTACATCGCCGAGTTCCGCGCGCTACTGGACAGCCATCATCTGAGTTACGGCATGTTCGGCCACGTGGACGCCGGTGTGCTGCATGTGCGTCCGGCGCTGGATATGTGCGACCCGCAGCAGGAAGTGCTGATGAAGCAGCTGTCCGATCAAATCGTGGCGCTGACCGCCAAATATGGCGGTTTGCTGTGGGGCGAACACGGCAAAGGTTTCCGCGCCGAATACAGCCCGGCATTCTTCGGTCCGGAGCTGTATGAAGAATTGCGCCGGGTCAAGGCGGCGTTCGACCCGGACAACCGCCTCAACCCCGGCAAAATCTGTGCCCCGCTGGGGGTGGACGCGCCGATGATGACGGTGGATGCGGTGAAACGCGGCACCTACGATCGGCAGATTCCGCTGACGGTGCGCACCGCGTACCGCGGCGCGATGGAGTGCAACGGCAACGGCCTGTGCTTTAACTTCGATACCCGCAGCCCGATGTGCCCGTCGATGAAAATCACCGGCAACCGTATTCATTCGCCCAAAGGTCGCGCCACGCTGGTGCGTGAGTGGCTGCGCCTGCTGTCGGAGCAGGGGGTGGACCCACTCGCGCTGGAAAACGCGCTGGCGCATCAGCGCGTCAGTTTCCGCGGACTGATCGCCAAAACCCGCAACACGCTGGCCGCGCGTCAGGGCGAGTATGACTTCTCGCACGAGGTCAAAGAGGCGATGTCCGGCTGCCTGGCCTGCAAAGCCTGTTCTACTCAGTGCCCGATCAAGATTGACGTTCCCGGTTTTCGCGCCCGTTTCCTGCAACTGTACCACACCCGCTATCTGCGGCCGGCGCGGGATTATCTGGTGGCTGGCGTGGAAAGTTACGCTCCGCTGATGGCGCACAGCCCGAAAACCTTCAACTTTTTCCTGCGCCAGCCGTGGGTGAATGCGGTTAGCCGCCAGTTCATCGGCATGGTGGATTTGCCGCTACTGTCGACGCCATCGCTACGCCAGCAATTTGTCGGCCACCGGGTGATGACCACCACGCTGGAACAGCTGGAGCAGATGTCGCCGCAGGCGCGCGCCGATCATGTGCTGATCGTGCAGGATCCGTTTACCAGTTATTACGACGCGCAGGTGGTGGCGGATTTTGTCCGGCTGGTGGAAAAGCTGGGGTTGCGACCGGTGCTGCTGCCGTTTTCGCCGAACGGCAAGCCGCAGCACATCAAAGGGTTCCTGCAGCGCTTTGCCAAAACCGCCGGCAAAACCGCAGAATTCCTCAACCGGATGGCCGGTCTTGGGCTGCCGATGGTGGGGGTGGACCCGGCGCTGGTGCTGTGCTATCGGGATGAATACCGGGAAGTGCTGGGCGATAGGCGCGGCGACTTTCAGGTGCAACTGGTGCATGAGTGGCTGACGGCGCTCTTGACCCGCCGCGACGATCGCGCGCCGGCGCAGCGCGACGAGCCGTGGTATCTGTTCGGTCACTGTACCGAAACCACAGCGCTGCCGGCCAGCGGGCAACAGTGGTCGGCCATTTTCGCCCATTTCGGCGCCCGGCTGGAAAACATCAGCGTCGGCTGTTGCGGCATGGCGGGCACCTACGGCCATGAAACCCGCAATCTGGCGCATTCTCAGGGAATCTATGCTCTCTCCTGGCAGCCGTCGCTGCAACGGTTGCCGCCGACGCGCTGTCTGACCACCGGCTACTCCTGCCGTAGCCAGGTCAAGCGTATGGAAGGGCGTGGATTGAAACATCCGTTGCAGGCGTTGCTGGAGCTGGTGTGA
- the ydiK gene encoding AI-2E family transporter YdiK has product MMKQSQSQRFDLARILFSLLFIGILIIACFWVVQPFILGFAWASMVVIATWPLLIRLQQRLWGSRPLAVMVMTLLLVLLFVFPTSILVSSVIDNVSNLISWIGAQGRITPPELDWLQSIPLVGAKLHSSWHSLAHSGGPALMAKIQPYIGQTASWVVSQAAHIGRFLMHCALMVLFSVLLYSKGDQVALGVRRFAIRLGRQGGDSAVILAAQAIRAVALGVVVTAIVQSVLGGIGLALAGIPYTTLLTVLMFLSCVAQIGPLTVLIPAIIWLYWSGDTTWGTVLLVWSGVVGTLDNIIRPLLIRMGADLPILLILSGVIGGLLAFGMIGLFIGPVVLAVSYRLLSAWMKDSPEPPPIRVISHHHKKP; this is encoded by the coding sequence TTGATGAAACAATCTCAGTCACAGCGATTCGACCTCGCGCGAATCCTGTTCAGTTTGTTGTTTATTGGTATTTTGATTATTGCCTGTTTCTGGGTGGTGCAACCGTTTATCCTCGGCTTTGCCTGGGCCAGTATGGTGGTAATCGCCACCTGGCCGCTGTTAATCCGTCTACAACAGAGACTTTGGGGATCGCGCCCGCTGGCGGTGATGGTCATGACTCTGCTGCTGGTGCTGCTGTTCGTGTTCCCGACGTCGATTCTGGTCAGTAGCGTTATCGACAACGTCTCGAATCTGATCAGTTGGATCGGCGCGCAGGGGAGGATTACCCCACCGGAACTTGACTGGCTGCAGTCCATCCCGCTGGTGGGCGCTAAGCTGCACAGCAGTTGGCATTCGCTGGCGCACAGCGGCGGCCCGGCGCTGATGGCTAAAATCCAGCCCTATATCGGCCAGACCGCCTCCTGGGTAGTGTCGCAGGCGGCGCATATCGGCCGTTTCCTGATGCATTGCGCCCTGATGGTGCTGTTCAGCGTGCTGCTGTACAGCAAAGGGGACCAGGTTGCGCTGGGCGTGCGTCGTTTCGCGATTCGGCTGGGGCGCCAGGGCGGCGATTCGGCGGTGATTCTGGCGGCGCAAGCCATTCGGGCCGTGGCCCTCGGGGTAGTGGTGACGGCGATTGTGCAGTCGGTGCTGGGCGGCATTGGCCTGGCGCTGGCCGGCATTCCCTACACCACGCTGCTCACGGTGCTGATGTTCCTGTCCTGCGTGGCGCAAATCGGCCCGCTGACGGTGCTGATTCCCGCCATCATCTGGCTTTACTGGAGCGGCGATACCACCTGGGGCACCGTTCTGCTGGTCTGGAGCGGCGTGGTCGGCACGCTGGACAACATCATCCGTCCGTTGCTGATTCGTATGGGCGCGGATTTGCCAATACTGCTGATTCTGTCCGGCGTGATCGGCGGCCTGCTGGCATTCGGCATGATTGGGTTGTTTATCGGCCCGGTGGTGCTGGCGGTATCCTATCGTCTGCTGTCGGCCTGGATGAAAGACTCACCGGAGCCGCCGCCGATTCGCGTCATTTCCCATCACCACAAAAAGCCCTGA
- the ppsA gene encoding phosphoenolpyruvate synthase translates to MSNNGPDMRNVLWYNQLGMHDVERVGGKNASLGEMITNLSELGVSVPNGFATTAQAFNDFLNQSGINQRIYELLDRTDADDVNQLAKAGAQIRQWVIDTPFQPELEQAIHDAYQQLADGEPDASFAVRSSATAEDMPDASFAGQQETFLNVQGIDAVMVAVKHVFASLFNDRAISYRVHQGYDHRGVALSAGVQRMVRSDLASSGVMFTLDTESGFDQVVFITAAWGLGEMVVQGAVNPDEFYVHKPTLLSGKPSIVRRNMGSKKIRMVYAATQEHGKQVRVEDVEAAQRTCFCLSDDEVQALAHQALLIEKHYGRPMDIEWAKDGHTGKLYIVQARPETVRSNGQVMERYHLPASGKVLVEGRAIGHRIGAGEVKIVHDISEMHRVNAGDVLVTDMTDPDWEPIMKKAAAIVTNRGGRTCHAAIIARELGIPAVVGCGDATERLQNGRKVTVSCAEGDTGYVYQDLLDFTVQSSQVDAMPALPLKIMMNVGNPDRAFDFACLPNEGVGLARLEFIINRMIGVHPRALLEFEQQTPELQREIRVLMQGYDDPVEFYIERLKEGIATLAAAFWPKRVIVRLSDFKSNEYANLLGGARYEPEEENPMLGFRGAGRYVSPDFRACFALECEAVKRVRNGMGLSNVEVMIPFVRTVAQAQAVVAELANQGLKRGENGLKIIMMCEIPSNALLAEEFLQHFDGFSIGSNDMTQLALGLDRDSGVVSELFDERNDAVKALLAMAIRAAKKQGKYVGICGQGPSDHEDFAAWLMDEGIDSLSLNPDTVVQTWLSLAEKR, encoded by the coding sequence ATGTCTAACAACGGCCCTGATATGCGTAATGTCCTGTGGTATAACCAGCTTGGTATGCACGACGTTGAGCGGGTGGGAGGCAAAAATGCCTCGCTGGGGGAAATGATCACCAATCTGTCGGAACTTGGGGTGTCGGTTCCGAATGGTTTTGCGACAACCGCCCAGGCGTTTAATGACTTTCTCAACCAAAGCGGCATCAACCAGCGTATCTATGAACTGCTGGACCGCACCGATGCCGACGATGTTAACCAGCTGGCTAAAGCCGGCGCGCAGATCCGTCAGTGGGTCATCGACACGCCGTTCCAGCCGGAGCTGGAGCAGGCAATTCACGACGCGTACCAGCAACTGGCGGACGGCGAGCCGGACGCCTCGTTCGCCGTGCGCTCTTCCGCCACGGCGGAAGACATGCCGGACGCCTCCTTCGCCGGCCAGCAGGAAACCTTTCTTAACGTACAGGGCATTGATGCCGTGATGGTGGCGGTGAAGCATGTGTTTGCTTCGCTGTTCAACGATCGCGCTATTTCTTATCGCGTGCATCAGGGCTATGACCACCGCGGCGTGGCGCTGTCCGCCGGGGTGCAGCGCATGGTGCGTTCCGATCTGGCGTCTTCCGGCGTGATGTTTACGCTGGATACCGAGTCGGGCTTCGATCAGGTGGTGTTTATTACCGCCGCCTGGGGGCTGGGCGAGATGGTGGTGCAGGGTGCGGTTAACCCGGACGAGTTTTATGTGCATAAACCGACGTTGCTTAGTGGCAAACCGTCGATAGTACGCCGCAATATGGGATCGAAAAAAATCCGCATGGTGTACGCCGCCACGCAGGAACACGGCAAGCAGGTGCGGGTGGAAGATGTGGAAGCGGCGCAGCGCACTTGTTTCTGCCTGAGCGATGACGAAGTGCAGGCGCTGGCGCATCAGGCGTTGTTGATTGAAAAACATTACGGCCGCCCGATGGATATCGAATGGGCCAAAGACGGCCACACCGGCAAGCTGTATATCGTGCAGGCGCGCCCGGAAACCGTACGGTCCAACGGGCAGGTGATGGAGCGCTATCATTTGCCGGCCAGTGGCAAGGTGCTGGTGGAAGGGCGTGCTATCGGCCATCGCATCGGTGCCGGTGAAGTGAAAATCGTCCATGACATCAGTGAAATGCATCGAGTGAATGCGGGTGATGTGCTGGTGACCGACATGACCGACCCGGACTGGGAACCGATCATGAAAAAGGCGGCGGCGATCGTCACCAACCGCGGCGGGCGGACCTGTCATGCGGCGATCATCGCCCGTGAACTGGGTATCCCGGCGGTGGTGGGCTGCGGCGACGCCACCGAGCGGCTGCAAAACGGCCGGAAAGTGACGGTGTCCTGCGCCGAGGGCGACACCGGCTACGTCTATCAGGACCTGCTGGACTTCACCGTGCAAAGCTCGCAGGTGGATGCCATGCCGGCGCTGCCGCTGAAAATTATGATGAACGTCGGCAACCCGGATCGGGCGTTCGATTTCGCCTGTCTGCCCAACGAAGGGGTGGGGCTGGCGCGGCTGGAGTTCATCATCAACCGTATGATCGGGGTGCATCCGCGCGCTTTGCTGGAGTTTGAACAGCAAACGCCGGAACTGCAGCGTGAAATCCGTGTCCTGATGCAGGGATACGACGACCCGGTCGAGTTCTACATCGAACGGCTGAAGGAAGGCATCGCGACGCTGGCGGCAGCCTTCTGGCCGAAGCGGGTGATCGTGCGTTTGTCCGACTTCAAGTCCAACGAGTACGCCAACCTGCTGGGCGGCGCTCGCTACGAGCCGGAAGAAGAAAACCCGATGCTGGGTTTCCGCGGCGCCGGTCGTTATGTGTCGCCGGACTTCCGTGCCTGTTTTGCGCTGGAGTGCGAGGCGGTGAAACGGGTGCGCAACGGCATGGGGCTGAGCAACGTGGAAGTAATGATCCCGTTTGTACGTACCGTGGCGCAGGCGCAGGCCGTGGTGGCCGAGCTGGCTAACCAGGGGCTGAAACGTGGCGAGAACGGTTTGAAAATCATCATGATGTGCGAAATTCCGTCCAACGCGCTGCTGGCGGAGGAATTCCTGCAGCATTTCGACGGTTTCTCCATCGGCTCGAATGACATGACCCAACTGGCGCTGGGGCTGGACCGCGACTCCGGCGTGGTGTCCGAACTGTTTGACGAGCGCAATGACGCGGTGAAAGCGTTGCTGGCGATGGCGATCCGCGCGGCGAAAAAGCAGGGTAAATACGTCGGGATCTGTGGTCAGGGGCCGTCTGACCATGAGGATTTCGCCGCCTGGCTGATGGATGAAGGCATCGACAGCCTGTCGCTGAACCCGGATACCGTGGTGCAGACCTGGCTAAGCCTGGCGGAGAAGCGCTAA
- the ppsR gene encoding posphoenolpyruvate synthetase regulatory kinase/phosphorylase PpsR encodes MERSVFYVSDGTAITAEVLGHAVMSQFPVSTASYTLPFVDNETRAAAVREQIDTLYHQSGIRPLVFYSIVTPAIRDIIIGSEGFCQDIVQALVAPLQQELNVSPMPVANRTHGLTANNLTKYDARIAAIDYTLAHDDGISLRNLDQAQVILLGVSRCGKTPTSLYLAMQFGIRAANYPFTADDMDNLLLPEALKPYQQKLFGLTIDAERLTAIREERRGNSRYASLRQCRMELSEVESLFRRHQIRYINTTNYSVEEISARIIDLMGINRRMY; translated from the coding sequence ATGGAAAGAAGCGTATTTTATGTGTCCGACGGCACCGCCATCACGGCGGAAGTGCTGGGTCACGCGGTAATGTCCCAGTTTCCGGTCAGCACCGCCAGTTATACCCTGCCGTTCGTCGATAATGAAACCCGGGCGGCCGCCGTCCGCGAACAGATCGATACCTTATACCATCAGAGCGGCATTCGCCCGCTGGTGTTCTATTCGATTGTCACGCCGGCTATCCGCGATATCATCATCGGCAGCGAAGGATTCTGCCAGGACATCGTGCAAGCCCTGGTGGCGCCGCTGCAGCAGGAACTGAACGTCTCGCCGATGCCGGTGGCCAATCGCACCCACGGGCTGACCGCCAACAACCTGACCAAATACGACGCGCGTATCGCCGCGATCGATTACACGCTGGCCCACGACGACGGCATCTCGTTGCGCAACCTCGATCAGGCGCAGGTCATCCTGCTGGGAGTCTCCCGCTGCGGCAAAACCCCGACCAGCCTTTATCTGGCGATGCAGTTCGGCATCCGGGCCGCCAACTATCCCTTCACCGCCGACGACATGGACAACCTGCTGCTGCCGGAGGCGCTCAAGCCTTATCAGCAAAAGCTGTTCGGGCTGACCATCGACGCCGAGCGGCTGACGGCCATTCGTGAAGAACGGCGCGGCAACAGCCGCTACGCCTCGCTGCGGCAATGCCGCATGGAGCTGAGCGAGGTGGAATCGCTATTCCGCCGTCATCAAATCCGCTACATCAATACCACTAATTATTCGGTGGAAGAGATCTCCGCCCGCATTATCGACCTGATGGGCATCAATCGGCGTATGTATTAG
- the rmf gene encoding ribosome modulation factor translates to MKRQKRDRLARAHSRGYQAGIVGRSKELCPYQSIDARSNWLGGWREAMEDRAAIA, encoded by the coding sequence ATGAAGAGACAGAAAAGAGATCGTCTGGCACGGGCGCATTCACGGGGCTATCAGGCTGGTATCGTTGGCCGGTCCAAGGAGCTCTGTCCTTATCAATCGATCGATGCCCGGTCTAACTGGTTGGGAGGTTGGCGAGAGGCCATGGAGGACAGGGCGGCGATTGCCTGA
- the pqiC gene encoding membrane integrity-associated transporter subunit PqiC, with protein MMKRWPLWLVLLLGACSSPQRVYYQLPAATQSTSVSVASTEGRQLWVAPVTLADSLAGNGIVFQTSAVRYTIAANNLWASPLDQQLQQALAASLRNGLPGWHVAATGAASDNASSLQVNVTAFQGRFDGKAVIRGEWILQGSKRVVTQPFNIEVPQADDGYDALVGALGKGWQQVAEQVRQRLQAGA; from the coding sequence ATGATGAAACGATGGCCGTTGTGGCTGGTGTTATTATTGGGCGCCTGTAGCAGCCCGCAGAGAGTCTATTATCAACTGCCTGCCGCCACGCAGAGCACCAGTGTCTCGGTGGCGTCGACCGAAGGGCGTCAGTTGTGGGTGGCCCCGGTCACCCTGGCGGATTCGCTGGCAGGGAACGGCATCGTGTTCCAGACGTCGGCGGTACGTTACACCATCGCGGCCAATAATCTGTGGGCCAGCCCGCTGGACCAGCAGTTGCAGCAGGCGCTGGCGGCGTCGTTGCGCAACGGCCTGCCGGGCTGGCATGTCGCCGCGACCGGCGCCGCCAGCGATAACGCGTCCAGCTTGCAGGTCAATGTGACGGCGTTTCAGGGGCGGTTTGACGGCAAAGCGGTGATTCGCGGCGAGTGGATATTGCAGGGCAGTAAACGCGTGGTCACCCAGCCGTTCAATATTGAGGTGCCGCAGGCCGACGACGGCTATGACGCGCTGGTCGGCGCGCTCGGCAAAGGCTGGCAGCAGGTGGCGGAGCAGGTGCGTCAGCGCCTGCAGGCCGGCGCTTGA